A part of Myxococcales bacterium genomic DNA contains:
- a CDS encoding serine/threonine protein kinase — MGSLEEAEHLARIRVTELGEAKTAFPPTATFRPSAHPEDQADVRDALPRIVLDRTGTADGAPLGPAEFQVRSTIGEGGMGRVHLVRQRSLDRDVAVKTLKGDLRPSAAAALLREARLTGSLEHPGVIPVHALGVDEAGLPLLVMKRVEGVDWRALLERESTTSSSEYERLERNVEILIDVCETLEFAHSRGIVHRDIKPENVMVGRYGEVYLVDWGIATRADQDIARSAFAGTPSTMAPEMVTGEPVDARTDVYLLGATLHEVLTGTPRHDASDLMTALKSAALSKPVSYDDAVPTRLADLCNRATARDRAARPQTARAFADELRGFLRHRTAVSLADAAAERLDDLEAMLRASGPGAPAELAVAYRLGSEARFGFTQCLREHPDFAAADAGLQRCLAALVELELRQEHAESAAALVDEMRAPPRELAERVAKAAQDKRERERETERLRAMAKALDPQGSPALRRAFLGTSVALLVVIAVAVGSGALGDLTPRVLLMVGAFVTAAFSAFYVVLGRDATINTFNRRLGRVAVVAAAGLLLNRGMGVMLDTPVAETLARDLSLFVVASSVVAATVDIEFAWVAAPCLAGAFLIPRYGPYSQQIFSVALMLAVAAAAFILRTRRGER, encoded by the coding sequence ATGGGGTCCCTTGAGGAAGCCGAACACCTCGCGCGGATACGGGTGACGGAGCTCGGCGAGGCGAAGACGGCGTTCCCTCCGACCGCAACGTTTCGGCCCTCCGCTCATCCCGAAGATCAGGCTGACGTGCGCGATGCGCTGCCGCGGATCGTGCTGGACCGCACCGGCACGGCCGACGGCGCACCCCTCGGGCCGGCCGAGTTCCAGGTTCGCTCCACCATCGGCGAGGGCGGCATGGGCCGCGTTCATCTCGTCCGCCAGCGCTCGCTCGATCGGGATGTGGCCGTCAAAACCCTGAAGGGCGATCTGCGCCCGTCCGCCGCAGCGGCGCTCTTGCGAGAGGCGCGCCTCACCGGATCGCTGGAGCATCCGGGGGTGATCCCCGTCCACGCCTTGGGCGTCGACGAAGCAGGCCTTCCGCTCTTGGTCATGAAGCGCGTTGAGGGCGTCGACTGGAGGGCGCTCTTGGAGCGCGAGAGCACGACGTCGTCGTCGGAGTATGAACGGCTGGAGAGGAACGTCGAGATCCTCATCGACGTGTGCGAGACGCTCGAGTTCGCGCACAGCCGCGGCATCGTTCATCGCGACATCAAGCCCGAGAACGTGATGGTCGGACGCTACGGCGAGGTCTACCTCGTCGACTGGGGCATCGCGACGCGCGCCGATCAGGACATCGCGCGAAGTGCCTTCGCGGGCACGCCTTCGACGATGGCGCCAGAGATGGTGACCGGCGAGCCCGTCGACGCGAGGACCGATGTCTATCTCCTCGGCGCGACGCTCCACGAAGTCCTGACGGGAACGCCGCGGCACGACGCGAGCGATCTGATGACGGCGCTCAAGTCCGCCGCGCTCTCGAAGCCCGTGAGCTACGACGACGCGGTGCCGACACGCCTCGCCGACTTATGCAATCGCGCCACTGCGCGCGACCGTGCGGCGCGACCCCAGACGGCGCGAGCCTTCGCCGACGAGCTCCGCGGATTTTTGCGTCATCGAACCGCCGTGTCGTTGGCGGACGCCGCCGCCGAGCGCCTCGACGACTTGGAGGCGATGCTCCGGGCGAGCGGGCCCGGGGCGCCCGCCGAGCTGGCAGTGGCCTATCGCCTCGGCTCGGAGGCGCGCTTCGGCTTCACGCAATGCCTCCGCGAGCATCCCGACTTCGCGGCGGCAGACGCAGGGCTCCAGCGTTGTTTGGCCGCGCTCGTCGAGCTGGAGCTACGTCAAGAGCACGCCGAGAGCGCGGCGGCGCTCGTGGACGAGATGCGCGCGCCGCCGCGGGAGCTAGCCGAGCGCGTCGCCAAGGCCGCGCAAGACAAGCGAGAGCGCGAACGCGAGACAGAGCGCCTCCGCGCGATGGCGAAGGCACTAGATCCGCAGGGCAGCCCCGCGCTTCGCCGCGCCTTCCTTGGGACGAGCGTCGCGCTGTTGGTGGTGATCGCCGTCGCCGTTGGGAGCGGCGCCCTGGGCGACCTCACGCCCCGCGTGCTCTTGATGGTAGGAGCGTTCGTGACCGCGGCGTTTTCTGCGTTCTACGTCGTGCTCGGCCGCGACGCGACCATCAACACGTTCAACCGACGTCTCGGCAGGGTCGCCGTCGTTGCCGCGGCGGGCCTCCTCCTAAACCGAGGCATGGGCGTGATGTTGGACACCCCCGTCGCGGAAACGCTCGCGCGCGACCTGTCGTTGTTCGTCGTGGCGAGCAGTGTCGTGGCCGCGACCGTCGACATCGAGTTCGCGTGGGTCGCGGCTCCGTGCCTCGCGGGCGCGTTTCTGATTCCGCGCTATGGCCCCTACAGCCAGCAAATCTTCTCCGTCGCCTTGATGCTCGCCGTCGCCGCCGCCGCGTTCATCCTGCGGACGCGTCGAGGCGAGCG
- a CDS encoding suppressor of fused domain protein: protein MTDSVDPEELGEPNQETQRAVNEHMARHGFKATGSVLQPAHEQRFVYTTVHLCAPTEQRPMVTMYTTGMSDREMVVDAGSDGRRHAELVMFLPPDWPIDGAGGVSDDARLAWSVQWLEGLTRYPHLSKRGVGPGHLIPTGQDEPLAGTKFTAFVLLEPTTLPFAIPTQDGREIKLLTLFPLYPEEVTLKRKAGMSALLTRLREAGIGDLAEPARRNVGAVTSKPFWKFW from the coding sequence ATGACCGACTCCGTCGACCCCGAAGAGCTCGGCGAGCCCAACCAAGAGACGCAGAGAGCCGTGAATGAGCACATGGCAAGGCACGGCTTCAAAGCCACCGGCTCGGTTCTGCAGCCTGCCCACGAGCAGCGCTTCGTCTACACGACGGTGCACCTCTGCGCGCCCACGGAACAGCGTCCGATGGTCACGATGTACACGACGGGCATGAGCGACCGAGAGATGGTCGTCGATGCGGGAAGCGACGGTCGACGCCACGCCGAGCTCGTGATGTTCCTGCCCCCCGACTGGCCCATCGACGGCGCCGGCGGCGTTTCCGACGACGCGCGCCTCGCGTGGTCCGTGCAATGGCTCGAGGGCCTCACGCGGTACCCGCATCTCTCGAAGCGCGGCGTGGGCCCCGGGCACTTGATTCCAACGGGTCAGGACGAGCCGCTGGCCGGCACCAAGTTCACGGCCTTCGTGCTCCTCGAACCGACCACCCTGCCCTTCGCGATTCCGACGCAGGACGGACGCGAGATCAAGCTCCTCACGCTGTTTCCGCTCTACCCCGAGGAGGTGACGCTCAAGCGCAAGGCTGGCATGAGCGCGCTGCTCACACGACTCCGCGAGGCAGGCATCGGCGACCTCGCTGAGCCGGCTCGACGGAACGTCGGAGCCGTCACCAGCAAGCCGTTCTGGAAGTTCTGGTGA
- a CDS encoding Crp/Fnr family transcriptional regulator: MIQPSDLRTLPLFRDIKDAQLTELIGTFAKETLPAGKTLFQVGEVPTRLVLLFKGEISLLEGEEERFRLRPLAPVGELGAITSHPRNVTAVTATEVELYSVPVAQLLSFFESHGPLGLSFYQNLLGLVSDKIRRDDMRIEQMRWNIIRTQKAMKKLRDLVLQSVETEISKPIFEALDDLIEHNRRAHYRVVPHPKFPAKVRLDNGALHDVAEVSDGFLKVAPGAEMPKDGGEWSAVLILPAGEMAVSGVIQRTGKDGVVVRMDGFIDEYRKMLEDYMTRLQLLDFVV, from the coding sequence ATGATTCAGCCGTCTGACCTTCGCACCCTCCCGCTGTTTCGCGACATCAAGGACGCTCAGCTCACCGAGCTCATCGGCACCTTCGCGAAGGAGACGCTCCCGGCGGGCAAGACGCTCTTCCAAGTGGGCGAAGTTCCGACGCGGCTCGTGCTCCTCTTCAAGGGAGAGATCAGCCTCCTCGAGGGCGAGGAGGAGCGGTTCCGCCTGCGGCCGCTGGCGCCCGTCGGTGAGCTCGGCGCCATCACGAGCCACCCGCGCAACGTGACCGCCGTCACGGCCACCGAGGTCGAGCTCTACAGCGTTCCCGTTGCGCAGCTCCTCTCGTTCTTCGAGAGCCACGGCCCCTTGGGTCTGTCGTTCTATCAAAACCTATTGGGCCTCGTGTCCGACAAGATCCGCCGTGACGACATGCGCATCGAGCAGATGCGGTGGAACATCATCCGCACGCAGAAGGCGATGAAGAAGCTCCGCGACCTCGTGCTGCAGAGCGTCGAGACGGAGATCTCCAAGCCGATCTTCGAGGCCCTGGACGACCTCATCGAGCACAACCGACGCGCCCACTACCGCGTGGTGCCGCACCCCAAGTTCCCCGCCAAGGTGCGCCTCGACAACGGTGCGCTGCACGACGTCGCCGAGGTCTCCGACGGCTTCCTCAAGGTCGCGCCCGGCGCCGAGATGCCGAAGGACGGCGGCGAGTGGAGCGCCGTCTTGATCCTCCCCGCCGGCGAGATGGCCGTGAGCGGTGTCATTCAACGCACCGGCAAAGACGGCGTGGTCGTCCGCATGGACGGCTTCATCGACGAGTATCGGAAGATGCTCGAGGACTACATGACGCGGCTTCAGCTCCTCGACTTCGTCGTCTGA
- a CDS encoding enoyl-[acyl-carrier-protein] reductase has translation MFPIDLSGKRAFVAGVADDGGFGFAIAKTLAEAGASVCVGTWPPAMNIFLTLLRRGKLDESRKLSRGTLLEFEKIVAFDAAFDALDDAPAELRESPRYKDKGDFSIQGAAALLASELGERPFDYVVHSLGNAPEVKNALLDTSRKGYLDAVGISAYSMVSMVRAFAPLMREGGSFVSLTYMASERVIPGYGGGMSSAKAALESDTRTLAFEAGRKHGFRVNTISAGPYASRAASAIGIIEDMVSYVKHNSPLPEALSAEEVAHAALFLLSPLGRGVTGTTLYVDKGYHVMGKALP, from the coding sequence GTGTTTCCCATCGACCTGTCGGGCAAACGCGCCTTCGTCGCCGGCGTCGCTGACGACGGCGGCTTCGGCTTCGCCATCGCCAAGACGCTCGCCGAGGCCGGCGCCAGCGTGTGCGTGGGCACATGGCCCCCCGCCATGAACATCTTCCTCACGCTGCTTCGCCGCGGAAAGCTCGACGAGTCGCGCAAGCTCTCCCGCGGAACGCTCCTCGAGTTCGAGAAGATCGTCGCCTTCGACGCCGCCTTCGACGCGCTCGACGACGCGCCGGCCGAGCTTCGCGAGTCGCCACGCTACAAGGACAAGGGCGACTTCTCCATCCAAGGCGCCGCGGCGCTCTTGGCGTCGGAGTTGGGCGAGCGTCCCTTCGACTACGTGGTGCACTCACTCGGCAACGCGCCGGAGGTCAAGAACGCGCTGCTCGACACGAGCCGCAAGGGCTACCTCGACGCCGTCGGCATCAGCGCCTACTCGATGGTCTCGATGGTGCGGGCCTTCGCGCCGCTCATGCGCGAAGGCGGCTCCTTCGTGTCGCTCACGTACATGGCGAGCGAGCGCGTGATCCCCGGCTACGGCGGCGGCATGTCGTCGGCGAAGGCCGCGCTCGAGAGCGACACGCGAACGCTCGCCTTCGAAGCCGGTCGAAAGCACGGCTTCCGCGTCAACACGATCTCGGCGGGGCCCTACGCGAGCCGCGCCGCCAGCGCCATCGGCATCATCGAAGACATGGTGAGCTACGTGAAGCACAACTCGCCCTTGCCGGAAGCGCTCTCGGCAGAGGAGGTCGCGCACGCCGCGCTCTTCTTGCTCTCGCCCCTCGGCCGCGGCGTCACGGGCACGACGCTCTACGTGGACAAGGGCTACCACGTGATGGGCAAAGCCCTCCCGTAG